The stretch of DNA TTCAGGAGCAGGGCGCACATGAAAAGCCATGTGGACATGATGAAAGGGAGGACAGAGTAATATGGCAACTGGAGCACGGTATTTTGTTCCCTTCCGCAGAAGGAAGGAGGGCAGGACCGACTACCACGTGCGTACGAAACTCCTGCTCTCAGGGATCCCGAGAATGGTTGTTCGCAGGACCAACCGCCAGATCATCTGCCAGCTTGTGGTGCCGGGCGACCAGGGCGACCAGACCCTTATTTCTGCATACTCTGCAGAACTGAAGGCGTTCGGGTACGAGGGTTCGTTCTCGGGCACCCCGGCGGCATATCTGACCGGGATGCTCTTTGCGACCAAGGCGCTTGCAGCCGGTTATGAGGAAGCGATCCTCGATATCGGTCTTGCACGGGCACAGAAGGGCGCCCGCGTCTTTGCGGCGCTGAAGGGCGCGGTCGAGGCCGGGCTTGAGATCCCGCACGGCGAGTCGGTTCTCCCTGACGATGAGAGGACCAGTGGGGCGGTCATTGCAGAGTTCGCTCCTGAAAGGGCCGGAAACCTGGTAGAGAACGTTGAAGAAGTGGCAAAGGCCATCATGAAGGAGCAGGAGTGACATGGCATACGAACAGCAGCCCTGGATCCCGCTGACCGGCCTCGGCCAGGCGGTCGCATCCGGCGAGATCAAGAGCATCGATGAGGTGCTCGAGAGCGGCAAGCCCATCAGGGAGCCCCAGATCGTCGATGCGTTCCTTCCCGACCTCGAAGACGAGGTCATCGACATTTCCATGGTCCAGAGGATGACCGACTCAGGTCGGCGCGTCAAGTTCAGGGCCGTGGTCATCGTCGGAAACCACAATGGTTACATCGGTTTCGGGCAGGGCAAGGACGCACAGGTAGGAAACGCA from Methanofollis liminatans DSM 4140 encodes:
- a CDS encoding 50S ribosomal protein L18 — translated: MATGARYFVPFRRRKEGRTDYHVRTKLLLSGIPRMVVRRTNRQIICQLVVPGDQGDQTLISAYSAELKAFGYEGSFSGTPAAYLTGMLFATKALAAGYEEAILDIGLARAQKGARVFAALKGAVEAGLEIPHGESVLPDDERTSGAVIAEFAPERAGNLVENVEEVAKAIMKEQE